The Desulfuromonadaceae bacterium genome contains the following window.
CCCAGAAGACGGTGCGCAGGGTGAAGCCGCGACTGACCAGGCAGGAGCGCAGCGCCTGGAAGACGTTGCGCTCGTCCATGGCGTTGATATAGGTCATTGCCGCCAGTAAAAAAAGGAAGAGTTCGGCATATTCGATCACATTATGCTTGATCGCCTCGTGCGGTGTGTGGGTGTCCCCCAGCGCCGCATAGGCAAAGGCGACCAGCACCCAGATCAACCCGGCGGCCAGCATCACCGGTTTGCTTTTGCGCAGATGCAATTGCTCTTCGAAAATAACCAGGGAGTACGCGGCGACAAACAGAATCAGGGCAAAGATCCCCAGTGCCGTTCCGGTGAGGTTGATAAATGCAGCGGGTTCACCGCCGCTGCTGGCCAGCGCGGGGAGTGCGGTGGCGAAAATCGTGGTGAGTACCAGTAAAAGTTTTTTCACAATCTCTCCTTTGCTTTACGGTCATAAATACATTAGAGTAAGCAGCAATATCATTGAATCTGAACCCTTGACTGGGACTGCTCTTTGTCGAAATCGATTTCGGTTGTTGCCCGACACCGCTGCATATATTACAGTGCTGGCAAGGCAGAGGACACTCATTAAATGTCGCAATTCTTATCATTTAGCGGACAATGAGTCAAGTATAACCGTGTTCTATAAGAGGGAATTATGAATGAAAAAATAACCGCGGCTGCAGTCCAGTTCAATATCAAACTCGGTGACGTTGATGCCAACCTCGCTCTCGCCCTCGCCGGACTCGCGCGGGTCGCCGCCAAGGGCGCGCAACTTGCGGTACTGCCGGAGATGTGGAGTACCGGTTATGATTACCGGCACCTGCCGGAACTGGCGGAGCGTACCCCGGAGATTATCGAACGTCTCGTCGCAGACAGCGCCCGGCTGGGGCTGGTTATTGTCGGCAGTCTGCCGACCAGGGTCGCGGGGAAGGTCTTCAACACCGCCTATGTCATCGACCGGGGACGCGTGACGGGGACATACAGCAAACTGCACCTTTTTTCGACGATGGGGGAAGACCGTTTTCTCGCTGCCGGGGATAGCATGCTGATCGTTGACAGTTCCGTCGGACGGCTGGGCATCGCCATCTGTTATGATCTGCGTTTTCCGGAGTTTTTCCGTAAAATGGCGCTCGAAGGGGCTGAAATCCTCTGTCTTCCCGCCGAGTGGCCGAAACCCCGTCAGGAACACTGGCGCACGCTGTTGCGTGCCCGGGCGATAGAAAACCAGCTTTTTGTTGCCGCCTGTAACTGTTGCGGGGTCCAGGGTAAACTCGATTTTTTCGGGATGAGCATGCTGATCGCCCCGCGCGGTGAAGTCCTTGCCGAAGGCGGAGCGGTCGACACCGAGCTGATCGCCACTTTCGACTTTGCCGAGATGGCAGAATATCGTGCGCAAATCCGCTGCTTCGCCGATCGCCGCCCGGAGATTTACGGACAGTTGTAGCCGGAAAAATCGAACTCAGGGCACATTACCGGCGTTTGTTCATCACTTGTTTCAATTCTTTTGCCGCCTGCGGATCAAACTCCTGCAAGACCATCAGCGCCGCATTCGCCCCTGATTTGATTGCAATCGGCACCCCGCCGCCATATTCGCCGCAGTGTCCGCCGATCAACAGTTTTTTGACCGGGGTGCGGTGGTGTGCAACCTTGGCGCGGATATTCTTGCTGGTCGGCTTGGTGCCGGAAAAACTGCCGCGGGCGTTCCCGGTATAGCGCCAATAGGTGACCGGGGTGCAGATCTCTTTCACTTCAATGTGGTCACGCAGGGCAGGGATCAAGGTCGCGGCAACGCGGTCGATCAGAATATCGGCGAATTCTTCCTTGAGTGCCCGGTAGGCGGGGCCGCGCTCAAATCCCTTGCCGGTGCGCCAGTTGTTCTGGTAGTCGAGAAACGCCGGGCAATGCAGCGTCAGCGTTCCCTTGCCGGGAGGGGCGAGGGTCGGGTCCTGAATTGATGGAGCCATGACGACGATTGCCGTGGTGTGCGGATCGCCGTTGAAATGTTCTTCGCGGCGGATATCGTTGCGCGACAAGTTGATCGCTTCTTCCCCGAGTCCGAAGGCGGCAGGACTGCAATCGAGGCCGAGAAAAATACTCAGATTGGAATGATAGAGATCAGCGTTGCGCAGTTCTGCCTTCAGCTTGGCCGGAATCGCGGCAGCGGGGAGCATCTGTTCGTAAAGATTTTCCAGATCGCAAGCGGCGATGACGTAGCGGGCGGCGATAGTGCGGCCATCTTCCAAGGTAACACCACACGCCTCGTTGCGGCGGTTCAGCTCGATCCGTGCCACCCGCTGGCGCAGATGAACCTTTGCACCGAAGTGCTCAATCCGGTCGTGCAGCCAGTCGGCAATCGCCTGACTCCCCCCGACCGGGCAGTTCTGAAAGTTGTCGGCGTAAGCCCAGGCGATCGAAACGACCACTGACATCATCGTGTCGTGACTGCCGAAAATTCGTTGACCGGCGGTATTACTGAAGTAACGTCGTAACCCTTTTTCAATGGGCATGCGGATAAAGGGAATCACCGGCAGCGCCCACCACAACATTTTCAGACCATGTACGGCGCGCTCCAGCGGGGCCATGGCCTCGGCGGAAACCGTGCGACCATCGAGCTGGGCAAGACGTGCCCCGAGCCGTTTCGCTTCGGCAAACAAACGGGTGATCCCGGACGCATCTGCCGGAAAGTCGCGGATCAAAGCATCGCGCAGTTCATCGGGGTTGGTGGTCAGCAGATACTCCCCTGCGGCGTTTTTAAAACGGCGAATGCGCTGCATCGGCGGAAACGACGGGATATCCTCGCCGAGGTAGCGGAACAGGTTGTTGACGTAGCCACCGGGGCCACATTGATTGAGCCATTCAATCGAAGAGCTGAAGGTGAAGCCGTTGCGCCGGAACCCGGCGAGATAACCGCCGACCTGGCTGTCCATCTCCAGGGTAACGGTGCGCAGACCGGCGCGGGCAAGAAGGGCCGCGGCAGTCAACCCTCCCGCTCCGGCGCCGATAATGACGACATCACATTCGTGGGGAATCAATTGTTCAGCAGGCTGCATCGGTACTCCTCGAAATAAAAAGAGAACGTAACTGTTCAGCTCTTCTGTAGGAGCGGCTTTAGCCGCGAACCATCGCGCCTGAAGGCGACTCCTACAGCGTCATTCCTGCATGATTTTAGCCGGAATCCAGATTTTCAGGGTTGAAAGTCTGAATCCCCGACAGGATCACTCGGGGATGACGACCCTTGGACGGGTAGCTGAATAGTTACCGCTGGTGAGGGTTTTCAACCGCGCCGGTTGAAGGGCGGTTTCTTGCCGCTCGATTTACCGAAGGGGCGGCGGGAGGGAAACTTGTTGCGTCCGCCGCTCCCCTGCTCAGGAGCTGGGCCGCTGTCAACAATGAGACGCGTGGGGCGTCCGCAAATGCGGATTTCTCCGAGATTTTTGATTGTTTCCGCGGTCAGATCAGCGGGCAGATCGATGAGGCTGAACGTATCGCTGAGCGATATTTGGCCGATACCGCGACTGTCGATGTTCCCTTCGTTGCTGAACGCGCCGACGATGTGGCGTGGTTCAATACCGTGGGCGCGACCAACTGCGATGCGATAGCGCTGCATCCCCTGATCGGGAGGACGTTGCGCGTTGCGTCCAGTCGATCCTTTATGCTCCGGCTCAGCCTGGAGGCTTTCCGCCGGAAGTTCTTCCGGTTGCAGCGGGCGCTCTTTCTGCAGCAAATAGGCAAGGGTCGCGGCAATCCGGCGGTGACCGACATCGTATTCGCTCTGATAAGCGTCGATCAACTCTTCAAAGAACTCCAGATCCTGCGCTTCCATGGCCTCGGCAACCTGCTCCTTGAACAGACTGACGCGCCGGTTGGTAATGTCCGAACGGCTGGGCAGGGACATGGCTTTGATCGGCTGGCGGGTGGCCTGCTCAATCGCTGCCAGCATCCGTTTTTCTCGCGGGGCGACGAAGAGAATGGCCTTTCCCGGTCGTCCCGCCCGGCCGGTACGGCCAATACGGTGGACGTAAGCCTCGGTGTCGTAGGGGATGTCATAGTTGACGACGTGGCTGATGCGCTTGACGTCCAGGCCGCGAGCGGCGACATCGGTGGCGACAACAATGTCGAGGGAACCATTTTTGAGGCGCGCGACGGTTTTCTCACGCAGCGCCTGGGTCATGTCACCGTTGAGCGGGGCACTCGAAAATCCCCGTGCTTCAAGCTTCTCCGCCAGTTCAATGGTCGCCAGTTTGGTGCGGACGAAGACGATCATCGCTTCAAGTTCCTCGGCCTCCAGGATCCGGGTCAGGGCATCTAGCTTGTGCAGCCCCTTGACTTGCCAGAAGCGCTGTTCAATCGTCATCACGGTTGAGGTTTTACTCTGGATGCGGATCTCCACCGGATCGCGGAGGTGTTTGCGCGCGACGCGTAACACTTCGCGCGGCATCGTTGCCGAAAAAAGTGCGGTCTGGCGTTCTGGCGGAGCGTGACGGAGAATCTCGTCAACATCATCAATGAACCCCATGCGCAGCATTTCGTCCGCCTCGTCAAGAACCACACAGCTGATCCGGTCGAGTTTCAGGGTGCCACGGCGCAGGTGATCCTGCACCCGGCCGGGGGTGCCGACCACGGCTTGCACACCACGACTCAACTGGCGCAGTTGCTGAACCATGTTCTGCCCGCCGTAGACCGGCAGTACCTGAAAGCCTTTCAGGTGACGGGCGTAGGTCTGCATCGCCTCGGCAACCTGCAAAGCGAGCTCCCGGGTCGGCGTCAAAACAAGAATTTGCGGGTACTTCAGTTTCGGGTCGAGACGACTCAGCAGTGGCAAGGCAAAGGCGGCCGTTTTGCCGGTGCCGGTTTGTGCTTCGCCCATCAGGTCGCGTCCGGCCAGCAGTGGCGGAATGCTCTGTGCCTGGATCGGTGTAGGGGTCTCGTAGCCGACTTCGCGCACCACCTTGAGCAGTGCAGGGGGGAGTCCGAGGTCATCAAATGTCAGGGAAATTTCTTCGCTCATGGAATTTTGTACTTTCGTGTGAATGCCCGGTAAAAGGGGGCGAGAGTTGGTAGAATTCAGCGTCGGCGCGGCGTTTTGCGCTTTGGTGGAGGTGCCATCGCCGCCGCGGGTTCGCTTGCGGGGGGCTGCTTGGCACGCACCGCGCTGACTGCAATCAGCCGGTTGTGCAACAGGGCACCGTCGAGGACGGTGATCGCTTCTTTAGCCTGGGCCGCATTGGCCATTTTCACAAACCCGCACCCCTTGAACTTGCCGCTACGGGGGTCGCTCTGCAAGTGGATTTTACCGACCGTTCCGGCAACCGTGAAGAGCGTACGTAATTCATCTTCAGTGGTTTCGAACGGAAGGTTGTCGACAAAGACATCTTTACCCATCTGAGTTATCCTTTTTCAAGATCAATAATCGGACATTGTAGCACAGACTGTGATTTAAAGAACGACAAATGAAAAATATTTTGCCGCGAACTTCAAACCGCTTTGACGCCGTTTGTCGCGAACCTTTTCCCTGTGACAGAAAGCTTTAGTTGTAACTATTTACCTGCCCGTCCAAGGGTCGTCATCCCCGAGTGATCCTGTCGGGGATCCAGACGTTCAACCTTGAAAACCCTGGATTCCGGCTGAAATCTTGCCGGAATGACGCTGTAGGGGTCGCCTTCAGGCGCGATGGTTCGCGGCTAAAGCCGCTCCTACAGAAGAGCTGAACAGTTACCTTTAGTTTAGATAAAGGCCTTTTATCATCGGTAAAAATTCGTTGACAAGCTGCGCTCTTTCCGCTATATCCTGCAAACTGTAAAACCTTATTCTAAATGGAGATACGATTGTGGAGTATAAGATTGGAGCAAAAATCAAGCAGTTGCGCAAAGCGCGCAAATTAACGCTGCAAGATGTGGCGCGTGAGACCGGTTTTTCCCCCGCGCTGATTTCGCAGATAGAAAATAACAATGTTTCACCGCCGATTGCCACGCTGTCAAAAATCGCCCGGTTTTTTGACGTCAAGATCGGGATGTTTTTTGAAGAAGAAGAAGTTGAATGCAAGTACGAAGTGGTGCGTCGCGGCGAACGGCGGGTGGTCAGCCGCGTCATCTCCAAAGCCGGAACCGGACACGGCTACACCTATGAGGCGCTTTCTTTCCGTAAACGTAACAAAAAAATGGAACCGTTTTTACTCTCCATCTCGGAGCGCGCCGGGGAAGAAACACTCTACAATCACGAAGGAGAGGAGTTTCTGTTGATCATCAAGGGCAAGGCGGAAGTTCTGCTCGAAGATGAGCGCATTGCACTCGATGAGGGGGATGCTGTTTATTTCGACGCCACCCTCAAACATCGACTTCTTTCTCGTGACAGTGGCGAGGTGCAGGTGCTTGCGGTTGTGACCCGCTGAATCAGATCATGCGTATTGAGAGGATCGCCGGTCAGGTCGGCCCTCGTTTGATGGACATCTTTTTGCTGCGGTAGTGCCACCGGGATAACACTGCGCAGCGTCTCAAAGGAATCTATTTATGAATGAATTTAGCAAACCAACGCTGGGCGAGTGGGAAAAACAGGCGAAAAAGGAAAAAAAGAGTGACGACTTGTCCGGTCTGAACTGGCAAACCCCGGAAGGGATTACCGTCAAGCCGTTGTACACCCAGGCTGACACCGCCGGGTTGACGACTGCCGACACCTTGCCGGGGCTGGCGCCGTTTGTGCGCGGACCGATGGCGACGATGTATGCCGGGCGTCCCTGGACGGTGCGGCAGTACGCCGGATTCTCCACCGCCGAAGAATCGAACGCCTTTTACAAACGCAATCTTGCCGCCGGTCAACAGGGATTGTCGGTCGCATTTGACCTCGCGACACATCGCGGCTACGATTCCGATCATCCGCGGGTCGTCGGTGATGTTGGCAAGGCCGGAGTCGCCATCGATTCGGTGGAGGACATGAAGATCCTTTTTGGTGACATTCCCCTCGACAAGGTGTCGGTGTCGATGACGATGAACGGTGC
Protein-coding sequences here:
- a CDS encoding DEAD/DEAH box helicase, encoding MSEEISLTFDDLGLPPALLKVVREVGYETPTPIQAQSIPPLLAGRDLMGEAQTGTGKTAAFALPLLSRLDPKLKYPQILVLTPTRELALQVAEAMQTYARHLKGFQVLPVYGGQNMVQQLRQLSRGVQAVVGTPGRVQDHLRRGTLKLDRISCVVLDEADEMLRMGFIDDVDEILRHAPPERQTALFSATMPREVLRVARKHLRDPVEIRIQSKTSTVMTIEQRFWQVKGLHKLDALTRILEAEELEAMIVFVRTKLATIELAEKLEARGFSSAPLNGDMTQALREKTVARLKNGSLDIVVATDVAARGLDVKRISHVVNYDIPYDTEAYVHRIGRTGRAGRPGKAILFVAPREKRMLAAIEQATRQPIKAMSLPSRSDITNRRVSLFKEQVAEAMEAQDLEFFEELIDAYQSEYDVGHRRIAATLAYLLQKERPLQPEELPAESLQAEPEHKGSTGRNAQRPPDQGMQRYRIAVGRAHGIEPRHIVGAFSNEGNIDSRGIGQISLSDTFSLIDLPADLTAETIKNLGEIRICGRPTRLIVDSGPAPEQGSGGRNKFPSRRPFGKSSGKKPPFNRRG
- a CDS encoding FAD-dependent oxidoreductase, which gives rise to MQPAEQLIPHECDVVIIGAGAGGLTAAALLARAGLRTVTLEMDSQVGGYLAGFRRNGFTFSSSIEWLNQCGPGGYVNNLFRYLGEDIPSFPPMQRIRRFKNAAGEYLLTTNPDELRDALIRDFPADASGITRLFAEAKRLGARLAQLDGRTVSAEAMAPLERAVHGLKMLWWALPVIPFIRMPIEKGLRRYFSNTAGQRIFGSHDTMMSVVVSIAWAYADNFQNCPVGGSQAIADWLHDRIEHFGAKVHLRQRVARIELNRRNEACGVTLEDGRTIAARYVIAACDLENLYEQMLPAAAIPAKLKAELRNADLYHSNLSIFLGLDCSPAAFGLGEEAINLSRNDIRREEHFNGDPHTTAIVVMAPSIQDPTLAPPGKGTLTLHCPAFLDYQNNWRTGKGFERGPAYRALKEEFADILIDRVAATLIPALRDHIEVKEICTPVTYWRYTGNARGSFSGTKPTSKNIRAKVAHHRTPVKKLLIGGHCGEYGGGVPIAIKSGANAALMVLQEFDPQAAKELKQVMNKRR
- a CDS encoding carbon-nitrogen family hydrolase, translated to MNEKITAAAVQFNIKLGDVDANLALALAGLARVAAKGAQLAVLPEMWSTGYDYRHLPELAERTPEIIERLVADSARLGLVIVGSLPTRVAGKVFNTAYVIDRGRVTGTYSKLHLFSTMGEDRFLAAGDSMLIVDSSVGRLGIAICYDLRFPEFFRKMALEGAEILCLPAEWPKPRQEHWRTLLRARAIENQLFVAACNCCGVQGKLDFFGMSMLIAPRGEVLAEGGAVDTELIATFDFAEMAEYRAQIRCFADRRPEIYGQL
- a CDS encoding RNA-binding protein, encoding MGKDVFVDNLPFETTEDELRTLFTVAGTVGKIHLQSDPRSGKFKGCGFVKMANAAQAKEAITVLDGALLHNRLIAVSAVRAKQPPASEPAAAMAPPPKRKTPRRR
- a CDS encoding XRE family transcriptional regulator — protein: MVEYKIGAKIKQLRKARKLTLQDVARETGFSPALISQIENNNVSPPIATLSKIARFFDVKIGMFFEEEEVECKYEVVRRGERRVVSRVISKAGTGHGYTYEALSFRKRNKKMEPFLLSISERAGEETLYNHEGEEFLLIIKGKAEVLLEDERIALDEGDAVYFDATLKHRLLSRDSGEVQVLAVVTR